The following DNA comes from Lathamus discolor isolate bLatDis1 chromosome 5, bLatDis1.hap1, whole genome shotgun sequence.
CACACGTGGAAAACTTTTCCTGTATACATTTACTTCTTTTCACATTTGTGATTGCAGCCAGTCCAAATGTTTATGCTGAGATTGCCCTGACTACAGCCCCCACTTGAATCTTTTTGGCTTCCCATCTATTTTCTCACATCTTCCCCTTACATTTCTGTTCCAGCTTCCCATCTATTTCCTCACATACTTTCCTTACAAACCATCTTTCAGGAACTTTTCTAAattttgtctgtatttcatTCCATTATATTCCTGTCTCTATTTGGTTCAGCTTCCTTCTTTTTGCATTACTGGTTGCTTTGTCACCCACTATACTCAATAACACTTTTCCTGActgctctctgcttttcatGACAACAAACGTCCAAGTTGGAGCCCATATCTGTTGTCGGATCAGGACAGGCTTGAGGACCATCACTTCACCTTCCTCCCAAAGCTCGGTTCAGCATGGCACACTGGCACCTGAATGGCTCCAGAGAGTCATCCTGGGCCAGCAGGGACTTTTCTGTGCCTTACCATTAGGAAGCAGGAGCCCTAGAGGAAGTCAGAAGTTAGTGATCCTAGGGCTAGGGGCAGAGAAGAAGGTGCTAGGATCAGGGGCAGCCATGGGTTTCTGAGTGGATTATCCCTTCTATGTTTTGTTGATGTATTTACTATCAAAAGACTTTCCCATAAAACTAGTGAGTCTTGATTCAGCAAAACTTATACTGATTTAGGCAAAAGTAGTTAAAATTAGGTGATGAGTCAGCGGTAATTCAGATTCTGAAAGTCTGTGGGAATCATAATGTAGACTGAAAGCAAGCTCTGAACTTCACCTCTGAATCGTCACTCCCAAGAAGTTACTTTGAAGTGGATCGCCAGCTATTACAAACAGATATTGCGCAGCGAGAATCAGTGGAGACCGGCTGGCTGACTTGTTCAAACTAACCTCTGATCCATTGACTTGGGGCTCTGATAGAAATCCATGCGAATGCAGCAGAGTTGCTTAAGCAAGTTACGTAAAGGTAGCGAGTAGTTTAAAAAGTCAAAGATAAAGTGTAATGACAAAGTACAACAGAAACCTCCAGTTTCCAAATTTGTCAATGCTGCCATGAACTTTTCCCATTAAACATTTTTTAGCAGCCCTCATGCCTTCCACAAGTGctgaagaaaaccccaaaatacatGAAGCACTGCTTGAGGAGAATTCGCTGTTTTAGGGCTTGTTAGCCAACCCCTTGCCCaactgctgcagccagcacaggcTTGTGGCCCCTCATCCCTTCAGGCAACCCCACAGCACAGGCCTTGCTGTCATTGCACGCAGGGGTCCCCTGGGGGCTCCGTGGGACGCGGTGCTGCGGGTGACGGGCTGTGTCTGTCGTTGCAGTGCCGGGCGCGCCGGGCGCCCCTGCCAGCAGCCCGCCGTGCACCGTCAACATCCCCATCGCCCCCATCCACAGCTCGGCACAGGCCATGTCGCCCACCCAGAGCATCGGCCTCGTCCAGTCGCTGCTGGCCAATCAGAACGTGCAGCTGGATGTGCTGACCAATCCGCCGGCGGAAGCGGGGGGCGAGGGGGCGGGGCCATTCCCGGGGCCGCCGGGCCGTTTCCCGGCGCCCGGGGCAGGGCAGCTGGCCGGGGCTGCGGGCGATATGGGCCGCGCTGCCCCTGTGCCCCCGGCCCTCGCCCCGCCACCTCCCGCGCCCCCCGCCATCACCCTGGCCGACCTGCGGGACCATGGCGACCGTGAGCATGAGCCCCTGCCCAAGGCCAAGGCCCCACGGCCGGCGCCACAGCTGGTGGAAGGGGACGCCGTCATCTTCGGGGCCactccagagctgcagctgaacaAGATGAACCCACCGCCACCCTACCCTGGCACCATCCCCAccgctcctcctgctgccctgccacCACCACCTGGCCCCCCGCAGCCGCCCCTCGACCTCTGCCTGAAAAAGGGGGAGTTCTCCCTTTACCCGGCAGGGCACTACCAGACACCACTGGGGTATGAGCGGATAACCACGTTCGACAGCAGCGGCAACGTGGAGGAGGTGTGCCGGCCTCGCACCAGGATGCTCTGTGCGCAGAGCACGTACACCCTGCCGGGGCCCGGCAGCTCCGCCACCTTGCGTATCACCGCTGCTGAGAAGAAGATgcagcagccctgcaccagcgccACCCTGAACCGACTCACGGTCCCCCGTTACTCCATCCCAACTGGGGACCCGCCGCCCTACCCTGACATCGCCAGCCAGCTGGCCCAGGGCAGAAGCATCACGCAGAGGCTGGACAGCAGTATCATTCACGCGACTCTGCGGAGGAACAGCAGAGAGGCAGCCTTGAAAATGGCTCAGCTGGTGGATGGTCAGAGAGCCACTTTGCAACTTCCCCCGAAAGCCAAGAGCAACGTTGTGACGGCACAGTACCAGCAAAGAGTACCCACCGCCTTGTACACCTGCAGCCAGTGCAGCAGCAACAACGGCAGTGGTGGCGGCAGCAACCCAAGCGCTGGTGGTGCAGGCAGCATCGCTAGTGCCAACGCTAGTAGCAGCACTTCCAGTGTCGGTGGCATGAGATCTGATCTGAGCACGGGCAGTgcctcccagcacagctctgtcaTGGCTCACTCCGTCAGTACTTCGCCTCTGGCCTCCCAGTCGTCCTACAGCTTGCTGAGCCCGCCTGATAATTCCCGTGACAGAGCGGATTATATCAACTCCGCCTTTACGGAGGATGAGGCTCtatctcagcactgcccagtgGAGAAATCAATACGGCACGTGCCTGTGTCCCTGGCGGAGGCTGCCCTCAGTGTAAAACGGCCACCGCCGTACCAGTGGGACCCTATGGTGAGTGAAGAGATATGGGTTCCTCAGGAAAGGACATCTCAGAGCTCAGTGCCCAACCCTCTAAAACCAACTCCTCTTATCATTGGTCAAGCTCAACATCTGGATATGTCTCGAGTACCGTTTGTTTCCCCCAAATCTCCAACCAGTCCCACTGCCACTTTCCAGACGAGTTATGGGGTTGGAGTACCTTACCCAGGAAACTACAGTGCCCCTCCCCTTCAGGGAATgcagcctccctgctcccccaAAGAAGCTCTGGCTCCAACACAGTTTGCACAGCAGGAGCCCGCAGTTGTGCTTCAGCCAGGTTATCCATCCAACCTCTCCTATTGCCCTTTGCCACCCATGTACCCGGGAAGTAGCGCCTGCTCTAGTTTACAGCTGCCACCAATCGCCTTGCACCCATGGAGTTCCTACAGCACCTGCCCACCCGTACAGAACCCCCAGGGCACGTTGCCCCCCAAACCGCTCCTTGTGGTGGAGAAGCCAGTAATGTCTCCCCCGCCAGTAGAGCTGCAGGGCCatgtgggcacagaggtgatgGTGGAGACGGCAGACACCTTCCAGGAAGTGCTCTCCTTGACAGAAAGCCCCGTTCCTCAAAGGACAGATAAATTTGGCAAGAAGAGCCGGAAGCGCTTGGACAGTCGAGCTGAGGAAGGAAATGTGCAGGCTATTACTGAGGGCAAGGTCAAAAAGGAGGCAAGGACGCTGACTGACTTCAATTCGCTAATATCCAGCCCTcggctggggagggagaagaagaaggTTAAGAGCCAGAAAGACCAGCTGAAATCCAAGAAGCTAAACAAGACAAATGAGTTTCAGGACAGTTCAGAGAGTGAGCCAGAGCTTTTTATCAGTGGGGATGAACTGATGAACCAGAGTCAGGGCAGCAAAAAAGGTTGGAAAACCAAAAGGAGTTTGAGGACAGCCAGTGAACTGGATGAATTCAAGTGCCGGAAGGCCAGCGAGAAGGAGGATGGCAGGCTGGGGAGCCAGGGCTTTGTATATGTGATGGCCAACAAGCAGCCGCTCTGGAATGAGGCAACACAAGTCTACCAGCTGGACTTCGGAGGGCGGGTGACCCAGGAGTCAGCAAAAAACTTCCAGATTGAGCTGGAAGGACGACAGGTAGGAGGGGTGGTACACGAGGGCCCGCGTGGGGACTGGGCGGGGGAATGCCATGCCAGGAATGAGCTCTGCCTCTCATGCAGTGAGTGCCTCCCGCTTGTGTGAGCTGCTCTGCGAAGAACAGCTTTGTCATATGGTTGATAAAAAAAGCAACCATCAAAGGTCTGGATTCAGAACGGAAGGTAAAGTTCAGTTGTAAAGCAAATGTACAAAATAGGTTTGGTTTTACTGCAGTCGGACACGAGAATAAGGGCCTCATCTGGTGCCACTGGCTCTCACTTCTGGAGGTGGGTTTTGTAATAAACACGTCTCCCCAGTGGTAGCTGTGTTTGCTGTCAGTGGTTGTGGATGGCAGCTATCTGAGTGAACGCTGCAGTGCTCATGAAAGTTAGCCAGTCAGAGGACAGATAAGACAGAGGTAATGGATGAGCACTTAGGTTCCCTCCATGCCAAAATTTCTCCTGTGGGTTACCAGGCCTCTGGTTCTGGTTCTTAGTGCTAGACCCTTCCCAGAACAAATCATTCCTGAGCTGCTTCTGACCCACTAATGGGTAGAGGGGTCTGTGGATAGTTCAGAAAACCCCATGTTTAATTTTAGGCTCTCACCTTGGCCCAAGTGGGATGTTACTGCACCAAACCCAGGCTATTAAGTGGTTGTAATCATCAGGACATTAAGACTTAGGAGACACATACTTATTTCATTGTCCAGCTCTCCCATCACTGTAAGTCACTTTTGATTTATTAAAAGACATCAAGGCTCTCGATTCCCTCTGATTTAAATGGGGAGTTGGATGTCTTAAATATCCAACATGCATGACTGGTGATAGTCTCTTGATTTCATTCCTCTGTAACAACAGCTCATTAAAAAGGCAGTCATCAGAGCTATTTATATTCCTTTCTTTGGTTAAACGGCTGTGGGTACATGCCCATGGGCAGCTGTGCTAAAACACCTTGCTGCAGGCTTTATTGGTTTGGGAGCAAAGCCTGACTCAGCTTCCGCAGACAGCCCTTATTATCTCTGGGTTCTTCACTATAGAGCAAATATGATCTGGGCTTCTCATGgagcaaatgaaaaagcaatagTAATAGGCCAAACTTAAGATATTCCCTGTGGAACAACACCACTACCTGACTAGCCTTGCTTTACATTTCAAACAGGTCCCATGGTCCCTCATTCTTGGTGCAATTACGTGCTCGTGAAGCTtatgcaaaggaaaacagaactgcTAAGAACATGCAACTTACCAGTTACGAAGTGCTAGAGTCAGGAGACTGGTTATTCCCCTTCCCTGAAagcttctttctttgaaaagaaaatctgtttttctgatGGGCTGATGATTGGATCTCTCCAAGGGAGAGAATGGTATTTTACTGCATGAAGCATGTTGCTGGTGTAACTCATATCTGCTGGAGTAGTTGATGACAATCTCCTTACATCAATGCTGTATACAGTCTAGTATGTTTTAAAGCTCAATTTACTCTATAAAGTCAAATATTGTAGTCAAATACTCCATACAGCACAACAGTACAGTGTTGTTACTCTTCCTTGGCTTCGTACCCCATTCTGTGAGTAGCCCCATTCATATTAGCTCAGGAGAGGAGGTGTTTGTGCAAAGGAGCAAAaccattttgcttttattcttctctggttcttttcctgtggatCACTTTTTTTGACcttgttctctttttccttcccttctcctcttcccctgcTTCCCAGGTGATGCAGTTTGGAAGGATTGATGGCAATGCTTATATTTTGGACTTTCAGTATCCATTTTCTGCAGTGCAAGCCTTTGCTGTTGCTCTGGCTAATGTGACTCAACGCCTCAAATGAACAAGCAGAGACTGGAGAGAGGAAATTGTTGACCTTCTCAGAAAGTCCGAACCGGAAAATGTCAGGGCAGCCTGCTTTAGGTGTGCAGAGGTGCCTGGGAGCGAAGAAGGCAGTAAAACTGGAAAAGTCTCTTGGTGCCCAACAGAAGGGCATTAACTCTAATCAGTCATGGGGTAGAGGGTGGGGGgctgttttctgtttagtttgtttgtttgtttgtttgttttcaggtgtttggtttttttcctttgaagcatTGTGCTGGGTCTCAGAAAGAGCAAAGGGTTGAGAGCCATTCAGTGTTACTTGGAGAAGTGTGGCTTTTGGCTTGTTGTGGTGGTTCTGCCGTGTTTGCTACAGTAGCTCATGTAAGCTCATAGGGGGATTAAAAAAGACTGCTCTTTTTGATAGACTGCCTTATATCatgttgttctttttaaaacaggGAACGTAACTTTTTTTCTGGTCCAGTTTGTACTACTACTACATCAGTGATagcagcaaaaaaaggaaaaaaaaaagaagctataaTACTTGAAGACAcatgtttcttctttgataTCTGATAGTAACTGAGCATCACAGGTTCCAAGGAGGCGTATGTAGGTCAATgtttaatttataaataatgATGTATTATTAAGAAGAGAAACAGTTGTTACCAATGGGTGGTTTAAAACCCCACTGTATTGAAGAAGTTGATGTTTGCTTGGTTTGTGTGCTGTTATTGGGGATAAACATCTTTCAGTAGGTGACGGAAGTTAAAGGATTAATTACAAGCATTGCTTCTTTTGTTATTGGGAGATAAACATCTTTCAGTGGGTAGCAGAAAATAGGGGAGGAAGTAATCATGAGCACCGCTTCTTTGCTCATACTGATCAGCAGTATTCTCTGATTTGGTAGCTGGGAGAGGTACAGTGTGAGCAGGTGTACATCTGAGGCCACACCTGTACGTGCTCCTCATTTAAACGTGTTTACACTTCATAAACAAAGCAGATGAGAAGGCCCAGTGTATTCAGTCTTCTTAGCAATCAGTATGAATCAAGTTCCACAACAGTGTagaggaaggaggcagaagtGTAACAAGTCATGACAGGCAGCAATTTCATGAGGAAAGTAGTTTCAGTACAGGAAACAACATCGTGGCTGGCTGGAGAACAAATGAGTTGAAAGAGGAAGATAAAAACGGACAGAATCATCCCTCTTATCATCTTGCTACTTGACTAGTCTTTGTGACTGTGGTTTGAGAATATAATGCTCCAGCTAAGAGCAGGAAGCCAAGTTTATGGGGAGTATTACAAAGGAAGGGTTCACAACAGTAGTATGACTCTCTGCAGTTCTTTCTGGTGGACATGCAGACCTGTTGTGCATTTCAGAAGGGTTACTTGCACAGAAGAGTTTCTGTGTTGTCAGTGTGTTGTGCACAtgcttatttgctttctttttcctccttgcctGCATTTTGATATGGAAGTAGTTTGCCCAGTaacacacaaaccccaaaactattGATGTTATTATTTGGACATTAGATTACAAAATGTAACTGCAGATTTCCTTCAGAAATTACTCTTTTCAAGTGAAAGGCACACTGAGAAAGTTGTGTTGGTTGAGGTGTCAATGACTGCTTTGTCTTTCATCCGTGGTTTAACTTCTCACTTGAAAAACTTGTTATAACTTAAGATGAATAGGtgtgcttttctgtctttactTAAATCCTAATGGTAGGGCAGGCGTGTGTTCCATTTGGTTCATTCTAGAGGAACATATAGCATAACATACTGCATAAGACCCTGCTGTATTAGAGGTTATCAGCATGCAGTGAGTTTACACCTGCTCTGCTGAGGCTTCTAGAACTGTACAGCACACAAGGAGTAACGCCAATCAGGAAGGAGTTTCAGAGGGTTGCCAAGGGGGATAATGAGGCAGATCATCCACAGGTAATGTGCAGCAGGGTAAGTCCAGGAAAAACGACATGCAGGATTATTTCTTTAGCGAGAGGAAGTAGAGGtaggaaggggaaggagtgGGGAAGTAGATGGTACCATGCCTGTATTATCCCAAagctcagcagcttctgcttgcATGTAGGAGTGGTCAGGCACGACATTCCCCTTGGCATCTAGCTGATTGTTGTTTGGTTCAATTAAGATTTTTCCATCGGTTGTCTGGGCCCATTTGTTTCTCACATGCATGATTTATTCAATAGTTTGAGTGCTTGTGTGTATACTGTGTGTGGAACAGAGGAACCGAAATGGGTTTGGTTCCAGTCCCTTTAAAATCAGTGGAAGTGTTTCCCCTGTATTTTTGTCGATGAAGCAGTATTATTAAGCCCTTTATATTGAGTTACACACTGTACAAACAGTAGGTTGAATTCTCAGTCCACTGAATCCAGTCAGTACACAAGGAGGAAAGTTGGCTGATGAGAATCTTCACCTGCCCTAACGTCTGTGGTAACCAGTCATACCCTAATTAGAGTATAACAGGCAGGCACTGAACACCGTAAGAGAAGAAACATACCCTGGCTTGCTTGCTGAGGGAAGGGCTGCTCAGTTACGTGCTAGAAATCTTCAGCTGAAAGAAACATTGCCTGTATTTTCAAGCCAAAATTGTTAATACATGGAACCAACAtgaatggtttgttttttttctgaacaaaatcTAGAACAAAATAGAAGGACTTCTGCCTAAATAGAAGGACTTCTGCATATGGTTTCTTTAACCTTCCAGGGAACAGTATTCCTCTTCACCTGGTTCATTCCAAATTTTTCCAGTTACCAGCAGTTTTGTGCAAATGAAGAACTGAGAAATGAAACCTGATACAATAAGTAGTAGAGTTAGTAATTTGGTTTCACTGGCCCAGGTCATGATTGTGTCCTTCTGATGGCACTTACAAGGAGTCTTGGCGTAGAAAGAGACCTCATTTCTGCCCCAGCAAAGCACAAGGAATAACTAtcaaaaattcagaaaataaatacaattccCAACATACTTCCCATTTACTTATCAGAAAATGCTATAGGATAAGATAATCTTTATCTTCTTGAAAATCATTTAACAGAGTCCCTTTAATTGAGGATTTTAATAACGTAGAGAATAGCCCATATTACAGAGAAATATACCGGCAAATATATAGAATTTTAATGAAAGGAATGGAATTTATGCAAATATCTGGGTATGCAACTGGATCCTGAATTATACAAAAAACAAGTGAAAGTGacagttgtttcatttttctttgagaTACAATATgggaaagaaatttaaaagccTCTTCCAAAATAATCACTTAAATCCTGAAGATTGCTATTGCATTCAGCCAAAAGATAGATGTTACATTTTCTGTTCTATTAGTAAATCCCTGGTTTCCTGTGGATAACTGAGTTCTTCTAGGAAGAATGTAGCTGTGTTCAGAAATACCTAGTTCTTTTATACATACAGTAATTCCCAGTAGTTAAGTATGTTTTTCccaaagctttttttcagtTGTGCAATAATTGTGACAGTCTGGgggttttactttttgtttgtctgtttgtttgtttaggttttggggttttttagggATTtttgagtggggtttttttaagataatttAATGCAGATTTCCTGTTAATGTCCAAAAGACAAATTATTTATCTTGCATAATGTAATAAGCGATTTAGGGATTATTTTATTACTATGTATCAGTGAGTTATACACACtttcttatttatatttataaagcATCTTTGTAAGTAATTGCTTGCTAGCAGGATGTTTTGCTGCAAGAAGTTAAAAACGCATATAGGAAGACCTGTTTTTGCTGGATAGTGTGCAGAATTTCATAATGCAGGCAGGCAAAAATATCTGGTGGCAGCTGAAAAGACAGTGAGTTTGCTGTGAAGGACTGTGTAGATTACAAAGAGTTTAGATGACTTCTTGGGACCTGCAGAAATTTGTCCTTCTccactgttttcctcttttgtttctaGCTTAATTCACTGGGGAGCTTCCAGCAGAGTCTAAAAATTGATAATTGAAGTCTGGTATGAAGTGCACCATGCATGGAGTGGCAAATTTTAGCTTGAAACAGCGAGAATATCATGTTTCTGCAACATGGTAAGAAACCGtaagaaggaggggagtgaaagaggaaaaagatgaaTTATTACATTAATAATTTTGCACTCAGTTCCAGAGGTAGCAGCAATATTGTGCCATGGGCTGCCTGAGTAGCAGTAAATCTGCACAAAGCTTCATATCAGTTAAATAAACTTTTTGTGATGCAACCACAAGTAAAACAGCTCCACATTTCTCTCTTCAGTTTTGTTCCATTATTTTATGAAGATGCGTGAAAGTCTACCGGCATCAAAGATCTCTGATGTGCTTTGAGCCTAGGCTTTCTGTAGGACCAGGCTTTCCATGATGTGACTTTTTAATGTCCTCTCATGAATTCCAAACAGATTTTGGAGGTTGCCTGATCATTGCCTTAgacattttctgtgcatttgctTTTTGCAGCCTTATGTCTGTGATCCTGTGTTATGTTGGTGCCCTATTGCCTGTCAGAAACAGTTTAAGTCCGCATATGAAGAGCGCAGCACATGCAAAAACTGATTTGATtgagagaaaagggagagaagacaGAGTAAGTTTTCACTGgcttttctttaacttttaTGAATGTTTCCCAGAGCAACATGTTGGAAACTGCACATTTCTGGAGAGCCCAAACCACTCCAGACCAGCAAGTCTGACTCGAAGATTAGTAACACATGAGCCACTTGCATGGCATGCTGACAGAGGGCCAACTTCTAGCCTCACTACATGGTTACACCAGGATACATAAGAGAGTAGAATCTGACCCAAAATATACTTTCCCATTACTATGTGATTATAAGGAATGACTTATATGACCCATGTATCCACTTAAGAAAATTATAAAGCATTAGCCAACAACAGTTGACAGTTCTGTATAACCCTTGAAGAATGCtagatttttgctttttattcctgtttgtAAGATTCTATCAAGGAGAGCAAGGTGTTTATGTTATTTAGAGATAGATATAATAGATTTCCTGGCATAAGAGAGCAAATGTTCTTATACTGCtgacaaaaatggaaaaattctggtaaattaattttcccattttctagTCCCTTCACCTTCAAGGCAAGCACAATCCGCCATCTGCAAATACCAGTTTAGAGTCCTGCTACCCTCAGGAGTAGTCCGCAGGTAGGCACCACAGGTCCTCTTTGCAGGACTGGAATTCACATGCACCATTCTTCAAGGAATAAGATTAATTACTACTTGTGAACCATGGGCTACGGGAATTACTTTATCTTtgtgtttatttaattttcatctgaaaaaatcCTGCAGAGAAGTTCTAAGATTAAAAGGCTCAGCTTTGTATGTTGCCTGATATCTCTGAAGATGTATCAGGAGGTAATTTCTTTGGCATTTTGATTGCTGCTGCATCTAGAAAATTAGATTTTTAAGACAAAAGCAATTAACcaaataaaagaatgaaacGGGATTCAGTGAAGCAGTTCTTGCTAAGAAGATTAAGAACTTCATCCTTCAACTTTTGATTTTACAAACTGATCTATAATGAGAAATTTGTGCTTCAAGGCAAATTGATTGTTGTGGAGAACTATGCCAGTGCTCAGGTTTGCTGATCCAGAGCTGACTgcaggatgaaaagaaaatgattgtGTGAGacttaaaatcaaataaatgaaGATAACAAATACTTACCTATCCAGAGcattcaataaaaaaaattagatgGCAGAACGTTAAAGCCTGCCAGTTTATTCTTAATGCTTGCCCTCCAGTTTACACTGTTACAGATTTAAAGATAGGGTCTGATTCAGCAATTTGGAATCCTGACAAATATTGTCTATATGTGGCCTGTTTATCTTAGTGGCCAAGTAAATGGTTTAAATAATGGGTTAAGattaaagtaataataaaagagaaacattttcaaacagtGTTCAGCCACCCAAGTTTCAAGTATTTCACTGGCATAGTGCTCAGCTTGTAATTCCTACTTAGGTTGTTTCAAGCTATTTGTTCACagctttcctgattttccaTTTGGTTCTTTTGCTTGCTTGAAACATGTTTTGCCTTTGGTTGCCTTTTGTTTCACCATTTCTGCATTcactgctcttttttctttctgtgtgttgtGCGTTTGGGGAAGGGTATGTCTGTTCAAGATCTCGTTGTTTATTGTAGATAAAATATATGGTGTTGTGGAATAGCATGGGG
Coding sequences within:
- the TULP4 gene encoding tubby-related protein 4 isoform X2: MYAAVEHGPVLCSDSNILCLSWKGRVPKSEKEKPVCRRRYYEEGWLATGNGRGVVGVTFTSSHCRRDRNTPQRINFNLRGHNSEVVLVRWNEPFQKLATCDADGGIFVWIQYEGRWSVELVNDRGAQVSDFTWSHDGTQALISYRDGFVLVGSVSGQRHWSSEINLESQITCGIWTPDDQQVLFGTADGQVIVMDCHGRMLAHVLLHESDGILSMSWNYPSFLVEDSSESDTDSDDYSPPQDGPAAYPVPVQNTKPLLTVSFTSGDISLMNNYDDLSPTIIRSGLKDVVVQWCTQGDLLAVAGMEKQSQLVDLSNGSLLKSALVKFYNVRGEHIYTLETPVQRPIISICWGHRDSRLLMASGPALYVVRVEHRVSSLQLLCQQTIASCLRDDKDISKLTLPPRLCSYLTTAFIPTIKPPIPDPNNMRDFVSYPTAGNERLHCTMKRTEDDPEVGGPCYTLYLEYLGGLVPILKGRRISKLRPEFVIMDPKTDGKADEIYGNSLISTVIDSCNCSDSSDIELSDDWAAKKSPKISRASKSPKLPRINIEARKSPKMSRAAQEISRSPRLPIRKPSIGSPSLTRREFPLEDITQHNYLAQVTSNIWGTKFKIVGLAAFLPTNLGAVIYKTSLLHLQPRQMTIYLPEVRKISMDYINLPVFNPNVFSEDEDDLPVPGAPGAPASSPPCTVNIPIAPIHSSAQAMSPTQSIGLVQSLLANQNVQLDVLTNPPAEAGGEGAGPFPGPPGRFPAPGAGQLAGAAGDMGRAAPVPPALAPPPPAPPAITLADLRDHGDREHEPLPKAKAPRPAPQLVEGDAVIFGATPELQLNKMNPPPPYPGTIPTAPPAALPPPPGPPQPPLDLCLKKGEFSLYPAGHYQTPLGYERITTFDSSGNVEEVCRPRTRMLCAQSTYTLPGPGSSATLRITAAEKKMQQPCTSATLNRLTVPRYSIPTGDPPPYPDIASQLAQGRSITQRLDSSIIHATLRRNSREAALKMAQLVDGQRATLQLPPKAKSNVVTAQYQQRVPTALYTCSQCSSNNGSGGGSNPSAGGAGSIASANASSSTSSVGGMRSDLSTGSASQHSSVMAHSVSTSPLASQSSYSLLSPPDNSRDRADYINSAFTEDEALSQHCPVEKSIRHVPVSLAEAALSVKRPPPYQWDPMVSEEIWVPQERTSQSSVPNPLKPTPLIIGQAQHLDMSRVPFVSPKSPTSPTATFQTSYGVGVPYPGNYSAPPLQGMQPPCSPKEALAPTQFAQQEPAVVLQPGYPSNLSYCPLPPMYPGSSACSSLQLPPIALHPWSSYSTCPPVQNPQGTLPPKPLLVVEKPVMSPPPVELQGHVGTEVMVETADTFQEVLSLTESPVPQRTDKFGKKSRKRLDSRAEEGNVQAITEGKVKKEARTLTDFNSLISSPRLGREKKKVKSQKDQLKSKKLNKTNEFQDSSESEPELFISGDELMNQSQGSKKGWKTKRSLRTASELDEFKCRKASEKEDGRLGSQGFVYVMANKQPLWNEATQVYQLDFGGRVTQESAKNFQIELEGRQPYVCDPVLCWCPIACQKQFKSAYEERSTCKN
- the TULP4 gene encoding tubby-related protein 4 isoform X1, whose translation is MYAAVEHGPVLCSDSNILCLSWKGRVPKSEKEKPVCRRRYYEEGWLATGNGRGVVGVTFTSSHCRRDRNTPQRINFNLRGHNSEVVLVRWNEPFQKLATCDADGGIFVWIQYEGRWSVELVNDRGAQVSDFTWSHDGTQALISYRDGFVLVGSVSGQRHWSSEINLESQITCGIWTPDDQQVLFGTADGQVIVMDCHGRMLAHVLLHESDGILSMSWNYPSFLVEDSSESDTDSDDYSPPQDGPAAYPVPVQNTKPLLTVSFTSGDISLMNNYDDLSPTIIRSGLKDVVVQWCTQGDLLAVAGMEKQSQLVDLSNGSLLKSALVKFYNVRGEHIYTLETPVQRPIISICWGHRDSRLLMASGPALYVVRVEHRVSSLQLLCQQTIASCLRDDKDISKLTLPPRLCSYLTTAFIPTIKPPIPDPNNMRDFVSYPTAGNERLHCTMKRTEDDPEVGGPCYTLYLEYLGGLVPILKGRRISKLRPEFVIMDPKTDGKADEIYGNSLISTVIDSCNCSDSSDIELSDDWAAKKSPKISRASKSPKLPRINIEARKSPKMSRAAQEISRSPRLPIRKPSIGSPSLTRREFPLEDITQHNYLAQVTSNIWGTKFKIVGLAAFLPTNLGAVIYKTSLLHLQPRQMTIYLPEVRKISMDYINLPVFNPNVFSEDEDDLPVPGAPGAPASSPPCTVNIPIAPIHSSAQAMSPTQSIGLVQSLLANQNVQLDVLTNPPAEAGGEGAGPFPGPPGRFPAPGAGQLAGAAGDMGRAAPVPPALAPPPPAPPAITLADLRDHGDREHEPLPKAKAPRPAPQLVEGDAVIFGATPELQLNKMNPPPPYPGTIPTAPPAALPPPPGPPQPPLDLCLKKGEFSLYPAGHYQTPLGYERITTFDSSGNVEEVCRPRTRMLCAQSTYTLPGPGSSATLRITAAEKKMQQPCTSATLNRLTVPRYSIPTGDPPPYPDIASQLAQGRSITQRLDSSIIHATLRRNSREAALKMAQLVDGQRATLQLPPKAKSNVVTAQYQQRVPTALYTCSQCSSNNGSGGGSNPSAGGAGSIASANASSSTSSVGGMRSDLSTGSASQHSSVMAHSVSTSPLASQSSYSLLSPPDNSRDRADYINSAFTEDEALSQHCPVEKSIRHVPVSLAEAALSVKRPPPYQWDPMVSEEIWVPQERTSQSSVPNPLKPTPLIIGQAQHLDMSRVPFVSPKSPTSPTATFQTSYGVGVPYPGNYSAPPLQGMQPPCSPKEALAPTQFAQQEPAVVLQPGYPSNLSYCPLPPMYPGSSACSSLQLPPIALHPWSSYSTCPPVQNPQGTLPPKPLLVVEKPVMSPPPVELQGHVGTEVMVETADTFQEVLSLTESPVPQRTDKFGKKSRKRLDSRAEEGNVQAITEGKVKKEARTLTDFNSLISSPRLGREKKKVKSQKDQLKSKKLNKTNEFQDSSESEPELFISGDELMNQSQGSKKGWKTKRSLRTASELDEFKCRKASEKEDGRLGSQGFVYVMANKQPLWNEATQVYQLDFGGRVTQESAKNFQIELEGRQVMQFGRIDGNAYILDFQYPFSAVQAFAVALANVTQRLK